The following are encoded in a window of Cygnus atratus isolate AKBS03 ecotype Queensland, Australia chromosome 20, CAtr_DNAZoo_HiC_assembly, whole genome shotgun sequence genomic DNA:
- the LOC118255075 gene encoding LOW QUALITY PROTEIN: class A basic helix-loop-helix protein 9 (The sequence of the model RefSeq protein was modified relative to this genomic sequence to represent the inferred CDS: deleted 1 base in 1 codon) — MGIPPDGLEGELERGAAPQVCHGQDLWDPKGREAAAHLGEAEEMKVRKRSRPARSKARRMAANVRERKRILDYNQAFNALRLALKHDLSGKRLSKIATLRRAISRITALSLSLHGAARCWPCTHSECRGQGARDGRPRLPGAAGYGGYPLETQLQHHESPKEDRPAASPAFYPVGSHQLGLRSSCQRKHMGSLRAPPAAPLPWQLGGFQSSGYQRLPIH; from the exons ATGGGGATCCCCCCCGATGGCTTGGAAGGGGAGCTGGAAAGGGGGGCTGCACCCCAGGTGTGCCACGGGCAGGACCTGTGGGACCCCAAGGGGAGGGAAGCAGCCGCCCACCTGGGGGAGGCTGAAGAGATgaaggtgaggaagaggagcagg cCGGCGCGCTCCAAGGCCAGGAGGATGGCTGCCAACGTCCGAGAGCGCAAGAGGATCCTGGACTACAACCAAGCCTTCAACGCCCTGCGGCTGGCCCTCAAGCATGACCTCAGTGGCAAGAGGCTCTCCAAAATCGCCACCCTCCGGCGAGCCATCAGCCGGATCACggctctgtccctgtccctgcacgGTGCCGCGCGCTGCTGGCCCTGCACCCACTCCGAGTGCCGCGGGCAGGGCGCGAGGGACGGCCGCCCCCGgctccctggtgctgcaggcTATGGGGGATATCCCCTCGAgacccagctccagcaccatgAGAGTCCGAAGGAGGATCGTCCGGCAGCCAGCCCTGCGTTTTATCCCGTCGGGAGCCACCAGCTTGGTCTCCGGAGCAGCTGCCAGCGCAAACACATGGGCAGCCTGcgagcccccccggcagcaccgctcccctggcagctgggggggTTCCAGAGCTCAGGCTACCAGCGCCT